The Prionailurus bengalensis isolate Pbe53 chromosome E2, Fcat_Pben_1.1_paternal_pri, whole genome shotgun sequence region aattttctctttatccttgtattttgccagtttcactatgatatgtcgtgcagaagatcgattcaagtgacgtctgaagggagttctctgtgcctcttggatttcaatgcctttttccttccccagttcagggaagttctcagctatgatttcttcaagtaccccttcagcacctttccctctctcttcctcctctgggataccaattatgcgtatattatttcttttcagtgtatcacttagttctctaattttcccctcatactcctggatttttttatctctctttttctcagcttcctctttttccataactttatcttctagttcacctattctctcctctgcctcttcaagccgagctgtggtggtttccattttgttatgcatttcgtttaaagcgtttttcagctcctcgtgacttccttagtcccttgatctctgtagcaagagattctctgctgtcctgtatactgttttcaagcccagcgattaattttatgactattattctaaattcactttctgttatattatttaaatcctttttgatcagctcattagctgttgttatttcctggagattcttctgaggggaattcttctgcttggtcattttggatagtccctggcgtggtgaggacccgcagggcacttcccctgtgctgtggtgtgtaactggagttggtgggcggggccgcagtcagacctgatgtctgcccccagcccaccgctggggccacagtcagactggtgtgtgccttctcttcccttctcctaggggcgggattcactgtggggtggtgtggctcgtctgggctacttgcaccctgccaggcttgtgatgctggggatctggtgtattagctggggtggataggcaaggtgctcgggggcaggaggggcaggcttagatcgcttctccttaggtgatccacttcaggaggggccctgtggcagcgggagggagtcagatccgctgcaggaggtttggctctgcagaagcgcagttgggtgtttgcgcggagcctccggagcaagttccctggcaggaactggttctctttgggatttcggctgggggatgggcgggggagatggcgctggcgagcgcctttgttccccaccaaactgagctctgttgtcagggggctcagcagctctccctccctttgtcctccagccctcccgctttCCGAttagagctgttaacttatgacctcccagacgctaagtcgcgtttgttgtgggaacacagtccgtcaggcccctccgcttttgcaagccagactcgggggctctgcttggccggcgagccgcccctccgccccggctccctcccgccagtccgtggagctcGCACCgtctcgccgcccttcctaccctcttctgtgggcctctcgtctgcgtttggctccggcgactccattctgctaatcctctggcggttttctgggttatttaggcaggtgtagatggaatctaagtgatcagcaggacgtgcggtgagcccagcgtcctcctaagccgccatcttgcaaaaaacTCCAAGGTCCTTGCTCTTAATGTTAGTATCAAAGCTGTGCTAGAAATGCTTGCCCTACTGCAGTGGGATCTTTAAGTAGAGACCCACTTACTTGAACCAAAGCCTAAAGGACATTCAGGGAAGAAAATCACTGCTGAATTCCCATCACCTAAAGCAGTGCCTGGAACGTTGCAAATGCTCCATACATGTTTATTGAGCAAATGAAGTCTATGGTAGTCTACTCTTCAAATACAATTAGAATCAAATGTAGGAAATCCCAAATCTGCCAATTTTCTGTTAATCCCTTAACAATTAAGTGTGCGCTCTGGACCAGTGGTATGGCTTCTCTGAAGaaaagtttgttaaaaatgcagactctcaggcctGACCCCAGAGGCAGGGAATAAGCATCCCTGTTTTAACAAGATCCTCTGGGTGTTGTGTCTGCAAATTAAGCTGGGACAGGACTGGCCTAATTTTAGTCAGAGTTCAATGAGGCAGAATGGCTTGGAATGTCCCCTTACCTACATAAGAGACTTCTGTTTTTTTCAGTCTACTGTTTGAGCATCCTCCCTAGGATAAAGATTTTGCTCTCCAGGACAAGTGCCCACTTACAGccttttataaataaaggtaCAGTTGGAAAAGATGGAGACTTGTCTTCCTGTTTTATTGAAAATTAGAGTTCTGTACTTTGTGAGGTTTAGCTTAAGAACTAATCTGCAGTCTTCTGCCCTTGGTAGTATTGGAGAGATAGAACATGACTGTTGTAAATGTGCATCAACAGGTGATTTCTCTGCCCCACTAGTAACACAGTGACATCCAAATGAGTGATTATGGTGagtttggaaaggaaagaattggTATAAAGAAACctaggaagcttttttttttaaatattttggaaacttATAAAATCTCTTAAGCTATattaggactttttaaaaaaaagtcatgaaaaataGGAAGCCATGTAACAAATACTGCAATGTAATATTCTACTATCCATATGACCCCTTTCCTTTGAATCCCTATTTATATTACCTGAGGAACTTAGAGAACAGTGGTAAAGAATGTGTGTTTATGGAAAGGAAtagtctttgtatttattttctaattatgtaaCTCATGAACTCAAAAGAAATGATTACTTAAGCTATGTTGAGTCTccatacttttaagaaaaattaagttaattCAGAGTCATCAATGGAACACACAAAGCTGGTATGATCCAGAGCTGAAACAAACATAGGAAAATTTTCCTATAATAGTGCTCAATTGATTGTATCTGTTTTCTGATCCTTAATATAATATTGCTAGGCCTAAAATAGTATATGCAGTTCTGGTTGtaatgcttaaaaatataaacaaattagaaTGTTTTCAGTGATGAGGAGTCAAGATGGTAGAGGGAAAATTGGGAATGACGGAAGAAACTGGGACTATTTCAGATGGAGGAGACATATTCCAAGGAGAAATGACTGCCTGGCATAACTATGGAATGAGTGATTAGAAGTCCTGTGAGTGGCTTCATGCCATAGAAGGGCAGTCTGTGGTTGGAAAAAATTTGTCTCTGGTGGTTAGAACTATCTGAGAAAGTCTCTTGCTACAGAAAATTTCTGTGATGCTGAGGGAAGGGCCGGTCAGGAATTGAATCTCACTTATCCTTGTATCTAGGGCTTGCTATTGAGTGGATGACCAGGAAGTGTATAAAATCAAACTCATTATATTTTGCCTCAACTTGCCCTTGTGTCTGACTCCAGTATCAGTTCAACCCACAAATCTCGTCAGAGATGACGAGAGATGGGCTTGTCCCTAAATATTGCTAAAGGACTCAGGTTTTTTAGCATTTCACCTTGCTTTTTCTCCAGATGTGCAGTGTTTTTCAAGTTGAGTAATTATATTACATTGTCATGATTTTCACCATATCCGCATAAAGTCTctacttattttcctttaaactgACTCCCTTTTAGTGTaaataaatgtatctttaaaGGAAACTTTGCATCACTGCACAGGAGAAATTAACAAGTGTTAATAGAGTGCTAAAGACATGTTAACATGGTATGCAAACTTCTTTATTAATGTAActagaaagaatggaaaaataaataactttctcAGCAATTCAATGACATTTGGTTGGAGTATCtgccatttaaaacaattttgagtATTACACTTTCAGTGATATGGTCAATGTCTTGGGTCTTATGTTTTTGATACCCATTGAGCTGAAATCTTTGGATTTGAGATCTAGTGCAGAAAACATTTTGCTCTGACTTGTTTTCTGTagggtttccctttcttccaAACTTCTGTGGTATTCTTCTCTGCTAGTATTGGACATCCATTTGTTCCATGCTCTAATGTAACACAGGCACACTTCAGAGATAACATAGATTTGATTCCAGACCACTGCAGTTAAGCAAGTATGGTGATAAGGCAAGTAATGGATTTTggggtttcccagtgcatataaaatttatgtttacactatactgtgcAATAAAGTTAAGCGTGCAATAGttttatatctagaaaaatatgtacatatcttTGCTTAAAAAATAGTCCTTTGCAAAGAGTTGATAAGATGGCATAAGTGGAGCAGAAGAAGAAGCAAGCTCACCTCCTGCAGCTTGGACCTTGACCAGCTGCTGGGCAGGTCCTATGAACAGTTGATGCAGCTGCACACTGCCTTTCAGCAACAGAGGCTGAACTGGGGTTTGCAGAGGAAGCACCTCTCACTGCTGAAGCGCCTGCACAAGGCCAATAAGGAGGCCTCCCTAATGGAGAAGCCCAAGGTGGTTAAGGCATGCCTTCAGGACATGATCATTTTGCCTGTGATGGGAGGCAACATGGCAGGTGTTTACAGTGGCAAGACCTTCAGTCAGGTGGAAATGAAGCCTGAGATGATTGGCTACTACCTGGGTGAGTTCTCCCTCACCTCTAAGCTTGTGAAGCATGGCAAGCCTAGCGTTGGGGCCACCCACTCGTCCTGCTTCATCCTTCTGAAGTAGCCTGTTTGGCTAATAAAAGCACAGACTTctctggaaaaaagagaaatccttcattgataatttaaaaagtactagTCATCATTGGGCTTTCATCATGTCATAATCTTGTTGATGGAGACTCTTGCCTCGacgttgatggctgctgactgatcaggctGGTGGTTGCCGGAGTTTGGGGTGGCTgtgacaatttctttaaaaagacgaTAGTAGAATTTGCTGCATCGGTTGACTCTTCTTTTCATGAATGATTTGTCTGGCATGCTAAGCTGTTTGatggcattttacccacagtaggtCTTGTTTCGaaattggagtcagtcctctcaaagCCTGCTAAGTTTAcagaatattctaaatcctttgttgtcgttgtaacaatcttcacagcatcttcaccaggagcagattccatctcaagaaaccagttttttgctcatccataagaagcaactcctcagccattaaagttttatcatgagattgtaGCAATCTGGTCCCATGTCCAGGCACCACTTCTGGCTTACTATTTCCACCACATCAGCGGTCAGAACTCATACAACATTTCAGTTAAGTTTGCCATTTTAAAGGGCCTGGGTTTTGGTGCCCCAAAACAGTTATAATAGTGACATCGAAGATCACTGACCAGAGATCAgcgtaacaaatataataataatgaaaaactttgaaatactatgagaattaccaaaatgtgacaaagagacacaaagtgagcaaatccTGTTGAAAAAGTGATGCTGATAGACTGGTTAGATGCAGGATTGCCACAaacctttaatttgtaaaaaacaaacaaacaaaaaacaatatctGCAAAGTGCGATGGagcaaaatgcaataaaaaggaGGTATGCTGGGGGCACCTCGgtagcttggttggttaagcatctgactctggatctcagctcaggtcatgatctcacagtttgtgacctCAGgtcccacattggggtctgcactgacagcatagagcctgcctggaattctgtctgtcctctcactctccctctctctgtctttccccccctccccaacatgcatgtatgtatgtgttctctctctttctcaaaataaacaaacttaaaagaaaaagaggtatgCTTGTATGTGACTTGAactaatgattctttttttttcctagagcaATTCTATTGCGAAACCCTCTGAACTATTAATTTTTCCGTGTGGCAGCTTTTATTTCCTGGGATCTCCAACATTTCATTGCTCTTGAGCCATAATACTGATGACAAAATcctaagattctatttttaatccttATCTGCTTCCTCTTGATAAACTCTCACTAGTtaccagtaataaaaaaaaattggttagaATGGTATTAAAGATGAATCTGTTTTAATACATCCAGGAACAGATACATAATTGAAAATGTAAATTCCTTTTCCACATGAGCCTTGTTTCTGGAGTCATGTGCTGTGtatgagaaaaaggcaaaatgatcAGTGGCAGGATCTGGCATGCCTGGGGGATCGATGCTTTGTGCTGAACATTCTGGTGATACATGCTAAATCTGACATGTGTCTGTGACTTTACCCCATTACAGTTGGCATTCTGAAACTTCCAGAAGCTGTGCAATATTCCATAAAGAACACAGGCCTTTGACTCTGACAAATCTGAGTATGAGTCTGAATTCCCTACTAATTAAGTGTGAGGCTCTGGGCTAGTTGTTGAATCATTCCAAGCTTTATATGCTTTCTcagaatgttaaaacaaaaatgtcttcatGCATGGTCATGAGAAATCTTAGCACGTGCCTTTGAAGTGAACCTGGGTTAATATTTGTAGGGAGTTACAGAGTGGGTCTAATTCCCTGTGTATCTCACAGTGGTACACAAAAATCTAAAGGATCTTGGAAGGATGTTGTCAAATATTAAATCCCTCACtctaagaagaggaaaacaaggaaCTCAGAAATTCACCTACTTGAAATGTAAGGTTGCTTTTCATCAATTCAGAAGGTGAAAATACACTAGACTTCTCATCAGGGCTGATTTAGGAATACCATTATCTAAATGACCAGTGTAACTTTATTTGCGGAAATCTTATCCTCCAAAGAGAGAACCATattagttttctcctttttaattatGGAAGTTTTCATTCCTTGACATTATTTAACAATATCTAATTCTTAAGAAAACAATATGTAACAAAGAAGATTAAAATGGAATGTGAATTATATTCAGCCTTTTAAAATGTCTGTGCATGCATGAGCTCAtaacacacactcagacacacacacacacacacacacacacacacaacttgcaAAAATGTTTCTTGATATTCTATGATGgctaagaaaaatgaatatgtttGGGAAATACTGTTCAGTAGTTtagaaaatggaatttaagaTTGGTTTAAACAATGTGATAAAGACCTTTCAGCCCTTTTCCCTCTTGTTttatatagtttcatttttttaataatcatttttttgGTCCAACAGTATACCCCAGGTAGATATCTACATGTTTGACATAATGAAACAATGTCATTACTCTGTTATAAAAAATTCCCAGTGTAATAATAAACCAAATAACTTCTCACCTACTACAAACATCTGTGTCAAAGGAAGGAGAATTGCATAGACTGGAGCTATTTCCTACTCCTCAAACCTCcatatctggatgtcttttttcaTAGTGTAAGCTATAAATTGAATGGCATAATTTGATGATGGACATAGAACTgtatattagtttttattttgacaaaatcATTAAACATCACATAGGTTGAAAAATGAATCACGAGGCCCTAAGCCTGCCTTAGAAGATTGCACTTCATAAACTGAATTGCTCACATGGGCAACATTTTGGTGGAAGTTATAGATTTTCTAGCATATCTCTGATAGATAGGACTAATATAACTTCAATAAAAACTCTGGATATGTCAATATAAAATTTTCCCTACCATTGAAAGATGTAAGATACTCCAACTAATAAATCGGACGACAACCTATTCCTTAAGGTATACTAACATACATATTGGGTTACAACAAGCAACAAAATCATCGAGGTAATAAACCACAGCCACAGAGGGGCCATTGGAGAAGGTTTCTTTCCATTGCAAGAGCCCAGCATGATGTCTGTAGGTATGAattcacccccctccccagaatGTTAATTTTCAATAATTGACTCAGTTATACGTGCAGTGATTTAGAACTACATATAAACGATACCTGAAAGCCATATGCACACTTATATTTTTGACACTTCACATAAATTATATCCCATAAACTAGTGGTGATGTGCAAATTCATTAGGGACCTTCAACTGTGAAACATACCAGTAATGCATCTTGAGTTTAATGTAACAGTTAGCCCATGATATATGAGCTTCAT contains the following coding sequences:
- the LOC122495184 gene encoding LOW QUALITY PROTEIN: 40S ribosomal protein S15-like (The sequence of the model RefSeq protein was modified relative to this genomic sequence to represent the inferred CDS: inserted 2 bases in 1 codon; substituted 1 base at 1 genomic stop codon) — encoded protein: MAXVEQKKKXKLTSCSLDLDQLLGRSYEQLMQLHTAFQQQRLNWGLQRKHLSLLKRLHKANKEASLMEKPKVVKACLQDMIILPVMGGNMAGVYSGKTFSQVEMKPEMIGYYLGEFSLTSKLVKHGKPSVGATHSSCFILLK